From the genome of Parasteatoda tepidariorum isolate YZ-2023 chromosome X1, CAS_Ptep_4.0, whole genome shotgun sequence, one region includes:
- the LOC107452631 gene encoding putative defense protein 3 isoform X1, translated as MSTYCLHILLVGCALYAISKAYPTGAPQETCKIFTASHTGHTAQNSQSTYTITASPSTVASGGTITVTLQGNGEPFKGFFIQGQDKNSKKPVGKFLKQSEAQTRDCSGTGSQDAATHVNANNKSKILLQWQAPSDYKGTVVFRSVVVKTYELFWNNVYSSPITVA; from the exons AT gTCAACTTATTGTTTACACATTTTGTTGGTAGGTTGTGCTTTATATGCAATATCGAAAGCGTATCCAACAGGAGCACCGCAAGAAACTTGCAAAATATTCACTGCTAGCCACACAGGTCATACAGCTCAAAATAGTCAATCAACATATACCATAACAGCTAGCCCATCAACTGTGGCTTCTGGAGGAACTATCAcag TTACCCTTCAAGGTAATGGTGAACCATTTAAAGGCTTCTTTATCCAAGGACAAGACAAAAATTCCAAGAAACCAGTTGGAAAATTCCTAAAACAGTCTGAAGCTCAAACCAGAGATTGCTCCGGAACAGGATCACaa gATGCTGCAACACACGTAAACGCTAATAATAAGAGCAAAATTCTTCTTCAATGGCAAGCTCCATCAGATTACAAAGGAACTGTGGTGTTTAg ATCCGTTGTTGTGAAAACTTACGAACTCTTCTGGAACAACGTCTATAGCAGCCCTATAACAGTGGCTTAA